A DNA window from Capnocytophaga sp. ARDL2 contains the following coding sequences:
- a CDS encoding DUF2490 domain-containing protein — MKKKIYSLVAFSLSSLGLFASNPPSGSWTMYFGTYQLKDSKFRASYDVQYRTHELFNDLNQLLIRGAIQYKINPNITTGIGYAFVQTEAFGEPDLPFKENRIFQEVLTQQQIFENVPLKQRFRWEQRFIENADFRTRLRHQMTIDVPFYQFEKDKQFLYATAYNELFINTDKSRKTNVFERNRLYTGLGYKHNSNLSFQLGWMNQMLQKQSYQQWMISVHHTL, encoded by the coding sequence ATGAAGAAAAAAATATACTCTTTGGTAGCATTCTCTTTATCTTCGTTGGGGCTATTTGCTTCCAATCCTCCTTCAGGCAGTTGGACGATGTATTTTGGCACCTATCAATTGAAAGACAGTAAATTTAGAGCCTCTTATGATGTACAATATCGTACGCACGAACTATTTAATGACCTCAATCAATTGTTGATTCGAGGAGCTATTCAATATAAAATCAATCCAAATATAACAACAGGTATTGGTTATGCTTTTGTACAAACTGAGGCTTTTGGTGAACCTGACTTGCCTTTTAAAGAAAATAGAATTTTTCAAGAAGTTTTGACACAACAACAAATTTTTGAAAATGTACCACTAAAACAACGTTTTCGCTGGGAACAACGCTTTATTGAAAATGCTGATTTTCGTACACGTTTGCGTCATCAAATGACCATAGATGTTCCATTTTATCAGTTTGAAAAAGATAAACAATTTTTGTATGCAACTGCCTATAACGAATTGTTTATCAACACAGACAAATCGAGAAAAACTAATGTATTTGAACGAAATCGACTATACACTGGATTGGGATACAAGCACAATTCAAATTTATCGTTTCAATTGGGGTGGATGAACCAAATGTTGCAAAAACAATCCTATCAACAATGGATGATTTCTGTTCATCATACTTTGTAG